The sequence CTGTATTGATCTTTACAATACAGACTTTATCATAACAATGTCTCCATCTGGTTTCTGAAATATCACAGTTTTGATACTATTCCTTTTTTGATATCGGGAGAAACACAGAAAATGTAGAACCCTTTCCTCTCTTTGATGTCACTTTTATATACCCCTTTTGTGCCTGAATGATCTCTCTTGCAAGGAATAAGCCAATTCCTACTCCTGGCTGGTCTGCCACTGACAGACTCCGATAAAACCTTCCAAATATCTTTGGTATTTCTTCTTTTTCTATTCCAATGCCATCATCAATGATATCAATCTTTACAAAAAAAGAATACTGCTCGACTTTTATCTGAACATTTCCCCCACATGCTGTGTATTTAATCGCATTGTCTACAATATTTCCGAGTGCCTCCACGGTCCATTTTGAATCACATCGAATATGCAAATCCGTGTCACATAGGCTCAGAGTAATATTCTTCTCCCTTACTTTTACATTAAACTGCTGCTGTATAGATTCAAGCATCTGCTTAATAGTAGTATCCTCCGAATGTACTGCGATAATTCCACTCTCCATCCGTGATAATTTGACCAATGATTGTATCAAAAAATCTAATTTCTCTGTTTGCTCCAAAATGGTAGCTATCTCCTCCTGATTTTCATTACTCACTTCAGAGAGTATTTCTCCATAGATTTTCAGATTTGAAATAGGAGTCAGTGTCTGATGCACAATATCTGAAATAAGTTTTTGTATCACTTCTTTCTGTTCCTGTTGATTTTTTCCTGCCAGAAAGCTACTGTCTATATATTGTTTCATGCTGTTTTCAAGAGCAGAATACTTTTCTTCTGATATTTCTGTCCGTTCCAGTTCTCCATCTATTGCACAATCCAACATTTGCTGCAACCGGTTCAAAAGCTTTTTTTCTTTCTGATAAAAAAAGCTGTACCAAAAAACTCCGCTCAGGACAAATATAACTACAATCAACATAATTGTTTCTATCATCCATTCACCGCCCATGTATAACCAATTCCATAAACCGTCTTGATATATTCAGGTTTCTGCGTATCATCTTCTAATTTGTCTCTGAGGCG comes from Coprococcus phoceensis and encodes:
- a CDS encoding sensor histidine kinase: MIETIMLIVVIFVLSGVFWYSFFYQKEKKLLNRLQQMLDCAIDGELERTEISEEKYSALENSMKQYIDSSFLAGKNQQEQKEVIQKLISDIVHQTLTPISNLKIYGEILSEVSNENQEEIATILEQTEKLDFLIQSLVKLSRMESGIIAVHSEDTTIKQMLESIQQQFNVKVREKNITLSLCDTDLHIRCDSKWTVEALGNIVDNAIKYTACGGNVQIKVEQYSFFVKIDIIDDGIGIEKEEIPKIFGRFYRSLSVADQPGVGIGLFLAREIIQAQKGYIKVTSKRGKGSTFSVFLPISKKE